The Nocardia sp. XZ_19_385 genome window below encodes:
- a CDS encoding GrpB family protein, which produces MESRHITLSRSATIGFTCLLATTVTVATAKADTPAGKSGPPVLSDYDPAWPVHAAQLLALVRDALVSFDPAGDAVFEHIGSTAVPGLAAKPILDLQAQVAVLPPLPDLIKALAAIGFAPAAGARPDSPGVYRDTPRPGSLATPDLYEKWLFRSTSTSAILHIRLLDSPFADWVLLLRDWLRANPVAAIRYDTHKRALAERFADGDDYDDYTRAKTAYYDEIEPAARRWAAHRPS; this is translated from the coding sequence ATGGAATCTCGCCATATCACGCTATCTCGCTCTGCCACTATCGGTTTCACTTGCCTGCTGGCGACCACCGTCACCGTTGCAACTGCCAAGGCAGATACCCCCGCAGGCAAGAGCGGTCCGCCCGTACTCTCCGACTACGACCCTGCGTGGCCGGTACATGCCGCGCAGCTACTCGCGCTTGTACGGGACGCGCTGGTCTCATTCGATCCGGCCGGCGATGCAGTATTCGAGCACATCGGTTCGACCGCCGTGCCGGGACTTGCGGCGAAGCCGATTCTGGATCTGCAAGCGCAGGTAGCGGTGCTGCCGCCGCTGCCTGACCTGATCAAGGCGCTGGCGGCCATAGGGTTTGCCCCCGCAGCTGGTGCCCGGCCGGATTCTCCCGGGGTGTACCGCGATACTCCGCGGCCAGGCTCGCTAGCCACACCCGACCTGTACGAAAAGTGGCTGTTCCGATCGACGTCGACGTCAGCGATTCTGCACATTCGGCTACTGGATTCCCCGTTCGCCGATTGGGTTCTCCTGCTGCGGGACTGGCTGCGCGCCAATCCCGTCGCCGCGATCCGCTACGACACCCATAAGCGAGCGCTGGCTGAACGCTTCGCCGATGGCGACGACTACGACGACTACACCCGCGCCAAGACCGCGTACTACGACGAGATCGAACCTGCTGCCCGGCGATGGGCGGCGCATCGCCCATCGTGA
- a CDS encoding NUDIX hydrolase, with protein sequence MNSVEPLYRRDSEAWKRHLAEGNAIQARKRVGADALVFDSEGRILVVDPNYKPDWDLPGGMAEANEPADVALGRELAEELHLHIPPDHLNLLCVDWVAPHGPWDDSLMFVFDAGILAPAQAAALRIGDGELDAYEFCTLDQVQCRLRPYVWNRVHAALTARDDNQVAYLHNGEQPW encoded by the coding sequence ATGAACTCTGTGGAGCCGCTGTACCGTCGCGACTCCGAGGCCTGGAAACGCCACCTAGCCGAGGGAAACGCAATCCAAGCTCGCAAACGCGTCGGCGCGGATGCTTTGGTCTTCGACTCCGAGGGCCGGATCCTGGTGGTCGACCCCAACTACAAACCTGACTGGGACCTGCCAGGCGGCATGGCCGAGGCCAACGAGCCGGCAGATGTCGCGCTGGGCCGCGAACTCGCGGAAGAACTCCACCTCCACATTCCGCCGGATCACCTCAACTTGCTCTGCGTGGATTGGGTCGCACCTCACGGTCCCTGGGATGACTCGCTGATGTTCGTCTTCGACGCCGGAATCCTCGCGCCCGCGCAGGCAGCCGCTCTTCGCATCGGCGACGGCGAACTCGACGCCTACGAATTCTGCACCCTCGACCAAGTCCAATGTCGGCTCCGCCCGTACGTCTGGAACCGTGTCCATGCAGCACTGACCGCACGCGACGACAACCAGGTGGCCTATCTCCATAATGGAGAACAACCATGGTGA
- a CDS encoding NUDIX hydrolase, whose protein sequence is MIESTLLEKLTDEAQRDEVQQLVVGAVVAHEGKVLLLQRPADDFMGGIWELPSGKVDPGEALDQALIREVKEETGLKIAGIRKYLGEFDYQSGSGKKSRQFNFTVDVVDPEPVELTEHDAYTWTSLAEEPPVTDAVKDVLEKYRAT, encoded by the coding sequence ATGATCGAATCCACGCTGTTGGAGAAGCTGACAGACGAAGCCCAACGCGACGAGGTGCAACAGCTCGTCGTCGGCGCCGTCGTCGCGCACGAGGGTAAAGTCCTACTGCTGCAACGGCCGGCCGACGACTTCATGGGCGGCATCTGGGAACTGCCCAGTGGCAAGGTCGATCCGGGCGAAGCCCTCGACCAGGCCCTCATCCGCGAGGTGAAGGAGGAGACCGGGCTCAAAATTGCTGGCATCCGAAAGTACCTGGGAGAGTTCGACTACCAGTCCGGCAGCGGCAAGAAGAGCCGACAGTTCAACTTCACCGTCGACGTGGTGGACCCCGAACCGGTCGAGCTGACCGAACACGACGCCTACACTTGGACCAGCCTGGCCGAAGAGCCACCGGTCACCGACGCGGTGAAGGATGTGCTGGAGAAGTATCGGGCAACCTGA
- the hemC gene encoding hydroxymethylbilane synthase, with protein MRPANIGIELGAVTVAADWSTGLFIGAEPASRVPRMTRTRIIRIATRSSPMALAQAEHVAAALESCGAATELMKLTTAGDRWMGDLARLGGKGTFVKEIDRALLDDEADIAVHCLKDIPGDVPIPEGLAFAAYLPRDDIHDAVITRSGSPLAELPAGTTVGTSSVRRTAQLRLHYPHLNPIPLRGNVNTRLCRLDEGHIKVLIAAVSGLHRVDQAHRITEVLDLETMCPPVGAGVIVVQCRAADEGAAVLAARLDDAATRRQAEAERAMLHALQGHCNSPIAGYANTDATGRLVLRGKVFSAEGTRWLDAHHWGEAEDPEGLGFFVGADLLREGARQIIDAIAH; from the coding sequence GTGCGCCCGGCCAATATCGGCATAGAGCTGGGCGCTGTGACCGTCGCTGCCGACTGGAGCACCGGGCTATTCATCGGCGCCGAGCCGGCGAGTAGAGTGCCGCGGATGACGCGCACGCGCATCATTCGCATCGCCACCCGATCCAGCCCGATGGCATTGGCTCAGGCCGAGCACGTGGCCGCCGCGCTGGAATCCTGCGGAGCGGCAACAGAATTAATGAAGCTGACGACCGCCGGCGATCGTTGGATGGGCGATCTAGCACGGCTAGGCGGCAAAGGCACGTTCGTCAAAGAGATCGACCGCGCCCTCCTCGACGACGAAGCCGACATCGCGGTGCACTGCCTCAAAGACATCCCGGGTGATGTCCCGATCCCGGAGGGTCTGGCATTCGCCGCCTATCTTCCCCGCGACGATATCCATGACGCGGTGATCACCCGTTCCGGCTCGCCGCTGGCCGAGCTCCCCGCCGGTACGACCGTAGGGACAAGCTCGGTGCGCCGCACTGCGCAGCTGCGATTGCACTACCCACATCTGAATCCAATTCCCTTGCGCGGGAACGTGAATACCCGCCTGTGCCGCTTGGACGAGGGGCATATCAAGGTGCTGATCGCGGCCGTGTCCGGCCTGCACCGTGTCGACCAGGCGCACCGGATCACAGAAGTCCTGGATCTGGAGACCATGTGCCCGCCGGTCGGCGCTGGGGTGATCGTTGTGCAGTGCCGCGCCGCCGACGAGGGAGCCGCCGTGCTGGCCGCGCGACTGGACGACGCCGCCACCCGCCGCCAGGCCGAGGCCGAGCGCGCGATGCTGCATGCCCTGCAAGGGCACTGCAATTCCCCGATCGCAGGTTACGCCAACACCGACGCCACCGGGCGACTTGTCTTGCGCGGCAAGGTATTCAGCGCGGAGGGCACCCGATGGCTCGACGCCCACCATTGGGGCGAGGCAGAGGATCCTGAAGGGTTGGGCTTCTTCGTCGGTGCGGATCTGCTTCGCGAGGGCGCACGACAAATCATCGACGCCATCGCGCACTAG
- a CDS encoding dihydrofolate reductase family protein, giving the protein MTNRPYVLLSCAASLDGYIDDNTSERLLLSNDADFDRVDEVRAQCDAILVGASTIRRDNPRLLVRSEARRASRLERGLTETPTKATITRNGDLSSDAQFFAAGETDKVVYATSSGFDKTQQAVGAVADVVDAGDPVNFELVLADLARRGIGRLMVEGGGSMHTEFLTTGLADELHLVVAPFFVGDSAAPRFVKDGAFPWNKDHRARLASATQIQDVILLRYALSNRFQD; this is encoded by the coding sequence GTGACTAACCGCCCATACGTCCTGTTGAGCTGCGCAGCATCCCTCGACGGCTATATCGACGACAACACCAGTGAACGCCTCCTGCTCTCCAACGACGCCGACTTCGATCGGGTCGACGAAGTCCGAGCACAATGCGACGCAATCCTCGTCGGCGCCAGCACAATCCGCCGCGACAACCCGCGGCTGCTCGTGCGCTCCGAAGCTCGACGCGCTAGCCGCCTGGAACGGGGACTGACCGAGACCCCGACCAAGGCCACCATCACCCGAAACGGTGACCTTTCCTCTGACGCGCAGTTCTTCGCCGCTGGCGAGACAGACAAGGTCGTCTACGCAACCTCGTCAGGGTTCGACAAGACCCAACAGGCAGTCGGGGCAGTCGCCGACGTCGTCGACGCAGGCGACCCGGTCAACTTCGAACTTGTACTCGCCGATCTCGCCCGACGAGGAATCGGCAGACTCATGGTCGAGGGCGGCGGCAGCATGCACACCGAATTCCTCACCACCGGACTCGCCGACGAACTGCACTTGGTGGTGGCCCCGTTCTTCGTCGGCGACTCCGCCGCGCCCCGCTTCGTGAAGGACGGTGCTTTTCCCTGGAATAAGGATCATCGCGCGCGCCTTGCCAGCGCCACCCAGATCCAGGACGTCATCCTGCTGCGGTACGCGTTGTCCAACCGATTCCAGGATTAG
- a CDS encoding phosphotransferase enzyme family protein has protein sequence MTTSMTATVGGVDVGWAREILDGACAQVGLDPQGAKLIKFTNNAVYNLRAPVTVRIAGSTVIQQRVSKVIEVARWLAHHDMPAVRLVEDLPQPLVLDDQHMITFWHTVTPPPHPLTPDGRDLGRILRRYHALPRPPFDLPEWDLLTGIRQRIAEDEILTADERLFLQYTHDELAEQLDAVDYQLPTGPIHGDGFVGNLIAGPTGAVICDFDSASDGPREWDLTPVAVGKLRFNYPADHHSDVVAEYGYDITRWPHFPTFQRLREFQLVTSVLPVLRSNTSLLDQWRHRFTTFKAGDRTARWTTYN, from the coding sequence ATGACCACCTCGATGACCGCTACCGTGGGCGGAGTGGATGTCGGATGGGCGCGTGAAATCCTAGATGGTGCCTGCGCGCAGGTCGGCTTGGATCCCCAGGGCGCCAAGCTCATTAAGTTCACCAACAATGCTGTCTACAACCTCAGAGCTCCGGTAACCGTACGGATAGCTGGCTCTACGGTCATCCAGCAGCGAGTGTCGAAAGTGATCGAGGTGGCACGATGGCTCGCCCACCACGACATGCCAGCCGTCCGCCTGGTCGAAGACCTTCCCCAGCCACTCGTCCTCGACGACCAACACATGATCACGTTCTGGCACACGGTGACACCCCCACCCCACCCTCTCACTCCGGACGGCCGTGATCTGGGCCGCATCCTTCGCCGATACCACGCGCTACCCCGTCCGCCGTTCGATCTCCCGGAATGGGATCTGCTGACCGGGATCCGTCAGCGGATCGCCGAGGATGAGATTCTGACCGCCGACGAACGCCTATTTCTGCAGTACACCCATGACGAACTTGCTGAGCAGCTCGATGCGGTTGACTATCAACTTCCAACCGGGCCCATCCACGGCGACGGCTTTGTCGGCAACCTCATAGCAGGGCCAACTGGGGCAGTGATCTGCGATTTCGACTCGGCCTCCGATGGACCCCGCGAATGGGATCTCACCCCGGTCGCGGTAGGAAAGCTCCGCTTCAACTATCCAGCAGACCATCACAGCGATGTCGTAGCCGAATATGGGTACGACATCACCCGATGGCCGCACTTCCCCACATTCCAACGTCTACGCGAATTTCAGCTCGTCACCAGCGTATTACCGGTACTGCGCTCCAACACATCATTGCTCGACCAGTGGCGCCACCGATTCACCACGTTCAAAGCCGGTGACCGAACGGCGAGATGGACAACCTATAACTGA
- a CDS encoding Gfo/Idh/MocA family protein: MKPCGSLHGTVGSGLAPRIIRPGIEPSWRTKRAATECRPVLRAGVVGLGRQAVVDHLPGLVASSTTQLVAVCDEDPAVVAAQKQRHQVSGYTDFQQMFEQEQLDFVVICVPHDVGRRVIETAAQHRVHVLKEKPFATTLIEAIELADLCEQSGIQLMVTLQRRFNPIYGSFTQLADQIGTPFLVDARYTLHIDDPSDGWRGVTAKAGGGCVIDMGYHLIDLILWYFGLPDSITADLSVSARPDRSYDAEDTALIHFSYDSGLYGSLLLSRFVGPKAEEIRLVGSEGIVHLERGRIRRLTNGGDVIESLTREQAWPSAAACQIDYFHRVIEGNRPNLSAPADNLAHMAFVAACYEAARTRNPINPQELL, from the coding sequence ATGAAACCGTGCGGCTCACTTCACGGGACCGTTGGCAGCGGCCTCGCACCGCGAATCATCCGACCCGGAATCGAACCATCTTGGCGCACAAAGCGAGCCGCAACGGAATGCCGACCGGTGCTGCGAGCGGGGGTCGTTGGACTTGGCCGCCAGGCTGTGGTCGACCATCTACCGGGACTGGTCGCTTCCAGCACCACCCAGCTGGTTGCCGTCTGCGATGAGGATCCAGCAGTCGTGGCCGCACAGAAGCAGCGGCACCAGGTTTCCGGATACACCGATTTCCAGCAGATGTTCGAGCAGGAGCAGCTCGATTTTGTGGTCATATGTGTGCCGCACGACGTTGGTCGAAGGGTGATCGAGACTGCCGCACAGCACCGGGTCCACGTACTCAAGGAGAAGCCGTTCGCCACCACCCTGATCGAGGCCATCGAACTAGCCGACTTGTGCGAACAATCCGGTATCCAGCTGATGGTCACCCTGCAGCGCCGCTTCAACCCGATCTACGGCAGCTTTACCCAGCTGGCCGACCAGATCGGAACGCCGTTTCTGGTGGACGCACGCTACACCCTGCATATAGACGATCCGTCCGACGGCTGGCGCGGCGTCACGGCCAAAGCCGGGGGCGGCTGCGTGATCGATATGGGTTACCACCTGATCGACCTGATTCTGTGGTACTTCGGCCTACCCGACAGCATTACCGCCGACCTATCCGTCAGCGCCAGGCCGGATCGTAGCTACGACGCCGAAGACACTGCGCTCATTCACTTCTCATACGACAGCGGTCTGTACGGCTCACTACTGCTATCCCGTTTCGTCGGCCCCAAAGCCGAGGAGATTCGGCTGGTCGGCTCGGAGGGCATCGTCCACCTGGAACGTGGTCGCATCCGCCGGCTGACGAACGGAGGCGACGTCATCGAGTCACTAACGCGCGAACAAGCCTGGCCATCCGCCGCCGCCTGCCAGATCGACTACTTCCACCGCGTCATCGAAGGCAATCGCCCCAATCTCAGCGCCCCCGCCGACAACCTGGCCCACATGGCATTCGTTGCGGCCTGCTACGAAGCCGCACGCACCCGCAACCCCATCAACCCACAGGAGCTACTGTGA
- a CDS encoding XRE family transcriptional regulator, which produces MPPNVQLQQRREATPSRVEPGRAMGRAELAEAVNDYLWRTHHERRELDARTIARYERGVVRWPNEHYREAFRAVLGATDNELGFIPSRQRREDAQHPDNTLAVNLFSPFDPGVVPTTYLGLSTPDDKPIGRVGWSEVEQVQAATWEAASTENMHGGGSASAAAGAQLSRFVRLLDGQAAPTMRRALLEAVGNLSGVAGYAAFDIGDYPVAERRFRLALWCADNAGSWELRASTLADMARKMAYVGNTDGALSLIELAQVRSDRLSATARAMLAALRAQFLAAAGRIDEALSEVARSDEHFADRMPATDAPWLCYYDTAEHLGSTGKALIPVAKARKRIELAAPRIREAVALQGTDYPRSRTFSLTRLATLTMQLDDPREAAAIGLQATQQATAFRSQRIQNELRTLAAAAAPRRRMTEVAELRYAIASSTTTGSVR; this is translated from the coding sequence ATGCCACCGAACGTGCAGCTGCAACAGCGACGCGAGGCGACACCATCACGGGTCGAGCCTGGGCGTGCGATGGGCCGCGCCGAACTTGCCGAAGCGGTGAACGATTATCTGTGGCGTACACACCACGAACGCCGTGAACTTGATGCCCGCACTATCGCCCGCTATGAGCGCGGAGTCGTCAGGTGGCCGAACGAGCACTACCGCGAAGCCTTCCGTGCTGTTCTAGGCGCGACCGATAATGAACTCGGCTTCATCCCATCCCGTCAGCGACGGGAAGACGCCCAACATCCCGATAACACGCTGGCCGTGAATCTGTTCAGCCCGTTCGATCCGGGGGTCGTCCCGACCACGTACCTCGGACTGAGCACACCAGATGACAAGCCGATTGGCCGCGTTGGATGGAGCGAGGTCGAGCAAGTGCAGGCGGCCACATGGGAGGCAGCGTCGACCGAGAACATGCACGGTGGTGGGTCGGCGAGCGCAGCCGCGGGCGCACAGCTCAGCCGCTTCGTTCGGCTGCTTGATGGGCAGGCCGCACCGACCATGCGGCGTGCGCTGCTCGAAGCAGTGGGAAACCTCAGCGGCGTCGCCGGGTATGCCGCCTTCGACATCGGCGACTACCCGGTGGCCGAGCGCCGCTTCCGGTTAGCGCTGTGGTGTGCCGACAACGCCGGATCCTGGGAACTGCGCGCCAGCACGCTGGCGGATATGGCCCGGAAAATGGCGTATGTCGGCAACACCGACGGCGCACTGTCGTTGATCGAACTCGCGCAAGTCCGATCCGACCGTCTGTCGGCCACTGCCCGCGCCATGCTCGCCGCACTGCGAGCCCAGTTCCTGGCCGCAGCCGGCCGAATCGACGAGGCCCTCAGTGAAGTTGCCCGGTCCGACGAACATTTCGCCGACCGCATGCCCGCCACCGATGCTCCCTGGCTGTGCTACTACGACACCGCCGAACACCTCGGCAGCACCGGTAAAGCGCTGATTCCCGTTGCGAAGGCACGGAAGCGTATTGAGTTGGCAGCACCCAGGATTCGTGAAGCCGTTGCACTGCAAGGAACCGACTACCCGCGGTCGCGAACGTTCTCACTCACCCGACTGGCCACCCTGACGATGCAGTTGGACGACCCTAGAGAAGCCGCCGCGATCGGTCTGCAAGCCACACAGCAGGCCACCGCATTTCGCTCGCAACGCATCCAGAACGAGCTCCGCACCCTGGCAGCGGCTGCGGCGCCACGGCGACGGATGACTGAAGTGGCGGAGCTGCGATACGCCATTGCCAGCAGCACAACAACGGGTTCGGTGCGATGA
- a CDS encoding alpha/beta fold hydrolase, translated as MTSTRDAADPSPIPSSDMKLVDIGGYRLATYVAGEGNPPVVFIAEYTGAAAIWDGVCAALQQPCMTVTYDRPGLGNSDDLPGDERARPRTWGQSAEELHRLLALLNVESPRVVVGHSYGALIARAYVEQWPNDVAGLVLSETSDPNLYEDGSFPDWMNYEDDNGRAGTRFDVLTGAKENRSLHPRPDLPTVVVTGAVGRWERAIGKLDEYGGKTWHEIDDLWQANQHAIAQQTQAAQIIAHTAGHQLCVEAPALIARAVDAVVAAVRTGTDIHLDPDRRRGRRGPSRSPLVRGRDPMWTLRSARAGDGPLLRDLRLRALRDAGHAFLETVDQAGRLDAAGWEARIARYTRPGRQVLVVAEDPHAGSWCGMAGAFVDSERDNPEFDLPVHQGDRWAMMWGTYVAPASRGKGMADRLCESLFTWAVEQARVDWLGLHVRDSNSHAIQLYQRQGFHVVSRNFHPALRVTSLVMVRPVM; from the coding sequence ATGACCTCTACACGCGACGCCGCCGACCCGTCACCCATACCGAGTAGCGACATGAAACTGGTCGACATCGGCGGATACCGGCTCGCGACCTACGTTGCAGGAGAGGGTAATCCGCCGGTGGTGTTCATCGCCGAATACACCGGTGCGGCCGCGATCTGGGATGGCGTGTGCGCCGCGTTGCAACAACCTTGCATGACGGTCACCTACGACCGCCCCGGTCTCGGCAACAGTGACGATCTCCCCGGTGATGAACGTGCCCGGCCGCGAACCTGGGGCCAATCAGCCGAGGAACTGCATCGGCTGCTCGCCCTGCTGAACGTGGAGAGTCCGAGAGTGGTCGTCGGGCACTCCTACGGAGCCCTCATCGCCCGGGCATACGTCGAGCAGTGGCCCAACGACGTGGCCGGCCTGGTCTTGTCCGAGACCTCCGACCCGAACCTGTACGAGGACGGATCATTCCCAGACTGGATGAACTATGAAGACGACAACGGCAGGGCGGGAACCCGATTCGACGTCCTCACCGGCGCGAAAGAGAATCGGAGCCTGCACCCACGGCCCGACTTACCCACCGTCGTGGTGACCGGCGCAGTCGGCCGCTGGGAGCGCGCAATCGGAAAACTGGACGAGTACGGCGGGAAAACCTGGCACGAGATCGATGACCTGTGGCAAGCCAACCAACATGCCATCGCGCAACAAACACAGGCCGCACAGATCATCGCCCACACCGCAGGCCACCAACTATGCGTGGAGGCACCGGCTTTGATCGCCCGCGCCGTAGACGCCGTCGTTGCCGCTGTCCGCACCGGCACAGACATTCACCTCGACCCCGACCGCCGTCGGGGACGCCGGGGGCCGAGTCGTTCACCACTCGTAAGGGGGCGTGATCCGATGTGGACTCTGCGGTCCGCCCGCGCCGGCGATGGTCCGCTGTTGCGGGACCTGCGACTGCGGGCGCTTCGTGATGCCGGGCATGCGTTCCTCGAAACTGTCGATCAGGCCGGGCGATTGGATGCCGCTGGCTGGGAAGCGCGCATCGCGCGGTATACGCGTCCTGGCCGTCAGGTCCTAGTTGTCGCCGAAGATCCGCACGCTGGTTCGTGGTGCGGGATGGCGGGGGCGTTTGTGGACAGTGAACGCGACAACCCAGAATTCGATCTGCCTGTGCACCAAGGAGATCGGTGGGCGATGATGTGGGGAACCTATGTCGCGCCCGCGAGTCGGGGGAAGGGGATGGCCGATCGCCTCTGCGAATCGCTGTTCACCTGGGCAGTCGAACAGGCCCGCGTTGATTGGCTCGGACTACACGTCCGCGATTCCAACAGTCACGCGATCCAGCTGTATCAGCGCCAGGGATTCCATGTCGTCAGCCGCAACTTCCATCCGGCGCTACGCGTGACCTCCCTAGTTATGGTTCGGCCTGTCATGTAG
- a CDS encoding phosphotransferase enzyme family protein — translation MSPANSIDEVLTKAAEISGVDVRGAELIRDGSHGVYRLAHEIVARIGQPGSIDAAQRELRISQWLNDSGIPTVESEASRSQPIVVADRPVTWWKLIPDHRPSTPGELAAMLHALHALAPPIEFELPTYDPFTGLKERITTAGMLDQDDRAWLLQHSARLHEQYDALPDPPSRCVIHGDAWQGNLVVPPSGIPTVLDLDQVSIGRREWDLIQLAVDYVDFSRVPRDDYRSFVEAYGGYDVTGWPGFRVLADIQELRWVAFAVAQSASNSNAAFQAKHRIACLRGQVPPPWQWEAL, via the coding sequence ATGAGTCCGGCTAACTCGATTGACGAGGTGCTCACCAAAGCTGCGGAAATTAGCGGCGTCGATGTGCGTGGGGCCGAGCTAATTCGCGACGGCTCCCACGGCGTCTACCGGTTGGCCCATGAGATCGTGGCCAGGATCGGGCAGCCCGGCAGCATTGACGCCGCTCAGCGCGAACTCCGTATCTCCCAGTGGCTGAACGATTCCGGCATCCCGACAGTTGAGTCCGAAGCGTCACGGTCGCAACCGATCGTCGTCGCTGACCGTCCGGTCACCTGGTGGAAGCTGATCCCGGACCACCGTCCATCGACGCCGGGCGAGCTGGCCGCGATGCTGCACGCGCTGCACGCGCTCGCGCCCCCAATCGAATTCGAGCTCCCGACCTACGACCCCTTCACGGGGCTCAAGGAGCGCATCACCACCGCGGGCATGCTCGACCAGGACGATAGGGCATGGCTGCTTCAGCACAGCGCCCGCCTACACGAACAGTACGATGCATTGCCAGATCCCCCCTCGCGCTGCGTGATTCATGGCGATGCCTGGCAAGGCAACCTGGTGGTTCCGCCATCGGGAATCCCGACAGTTCTCGACCTCGACCAGGTGTCGATCGGCCGGCGCGAGTGGGATCTCATCCAATTGGCTGTGGACTACGTGGATTTCAGCCGCGTGCCTAGGGACGACTACCGGTCGTTCGTCGAGGCGTACGGCGGCTATGACGTCACTGGATGGCCCGGCTTCCGGGTCCTCGCCGACATCCAGGAGCTGCGGTGGGTCGCGTTTGCGGTGGCACAATCGGCCAGCAACAGCAATGCCGCTTTCCAGGCGAAACACCGGATTGCATGTTTACGCGGACAGGTGCCGCCGCCATGGCAGTGGGAAGCGTTGTAG
- a CDS encoding DegT/DnrJ/EryC1/StrS aminotransferase family protein yields the protein MTSSLALLGGEPVIREAAPHFSWPPLTDATTSAVLDQLRDGISIYNRSGVIAQLEDAMQRYFGVHRAVLTSSGTAALYSMYAACGIGPGDEVIVPAYTFFATATPLLHLGAVPVLADCDARGNLDPHDVPRRITNRTKAIVVTHMWGMPAQIQTLKRLADTYGVQLLEDASHAHGASVGGKKVGTFGRAAAFSMNGPKPLSAGEGGFVLTDDDEVYHQVLLHGQYNKRCRSEIPAERELSRYAVTGLGLKHRIHPLAAAVALEQLPHLDDYLDGRKRIAEYLAEELDELPGLTMPWADQGVRSAWYGLTMQYAADAFDDVPVERFHAALLAEGCAEIDRPGSTCPLNLLPLFQEPGPLFPAFTGKLAYAPGDYPRAEEIHHATLKLPVWHREEDLPVVDRYIEAIRKVTEHHTELKG from the coding sequence GTGACCTCTTCGCTAGCTCTTCTCGGCGGCGAACCCGTTATCCGTGAAGCGGCACCGCACTTTTCGTGGCCGCCGCTGACCGACGCAACCACCAGCGCCGTGCTCGATCAACTACGTGATGGCATCTCCATCTACAACCGCTCCGGTGTGATAGCCCAATTGGAAGATGCCATGCAGCGCTACTTCGGTGTGCACCGCGCCGTCCTGACCAGCTCGGGCACCGCAGCCCTGTACTCGATGTATGCCGCCTGTGGGATTGGGCCGGGTGATGAAGTCATCGTGCCCGCCTACACCTTCTTCGCTACGGCAACCCCGCTCCTGCACCTCGGCGCTGTACCAGTACTGGCCGATTGTGATGCCCGTGGCAACCTCGATCCACACGACGTTCCCCGGCGGATCACCAACCGGACCAAAGCCATTGTGGTGACGCACATGTGGGGCATGCCCGCCCAGATCCAGACCCTGAAAAGACTGGCTGACACCTACGGCGTGCAACTGCTTGAAGACGCGTCCCACGCTCATGGGGCAAGCGTGGGTGGCAAGAAGGTCGGCACATTCGGACGCGCCGCCGCGTTCAGCATGAATGGTCCCAAACCGCTATCAGCAGGCGAAGGTGGTTTCGTGCTGACCGATGATGACGAGGTCTATCACCAAGTACTGCTGCACGGGCAGTACAACAAGCGCTGCCGCAGCGAGATCCCGGCCGAGAGAGAACTCAGCCGCTACGCCGTCACTGGCCTGGGCCTCAAACACCGCATCCATCCGCTCGCCGCGGCGGTTGCGCTGGAACAACTTCCGCACCTGGACGACTATCTCGATGGACGCAAGCGCATTGCCGAATACCTCGCCGAAGAACTCGACGAGTTGCCGGGTCTGACGATGCCGTGGGCCGACCAAGGGGTTCGCTCGGCGTGGTATGGACTCACCATGCAGTACGCCGCCGATGCCTTCGATGATGTGCCCGTCGAACGGTTCCACGCGGCACTGCTGGCCGAAGGCTGCGCCGAGATCGACCGTCCTGGTTCCACCTGTCCGCTCAATCTGCTTCCGCTGTTCCAGGAACCAGGACCACTGTTCCCGGCATTCACCGGCAAACTGGCCTATGCGCCTGGCGACTACCCGCGGGCTGAGGAGATCCATCACGCCACGCTCAAACTGCCGGTCTGGCACCGGGAAGAGGATCTGCCGGTCGTTGACCGCTACATCGAAGCCATCCGCAAAGTCACCGAGCACCACACTGAGTTGAAAGGATAG